The Apodemus sylvaticus chromosome 5, mApoSyl1.1, whole genome shotgun sequence genome has a segment encoding these proteins:
- the B3galt1 gene encoding beta-1,3-galactosyltransferase 1 gives MASKVSCLYVLTVVCWASALWYLSITRPTSSYTGSKPFSHLTVARKNFTFGNIRTRPINPHSFEFLINEPNKCEKNIPFLVILISTTHKEFDARQAIRETWGDENNFKGIKIATLFLLGKNADPVLNQMVEQESQIFHDIIVEDFIDSYHNLTLKTLMGMRWVATFCSKAKYVMKTDSDIFVNMDNLIYKLLKPSTKPRRRYFTGYVINGGPIRDVRSKWYMPRDLYPDSNYPPFCSGTGYIFSADVAELIYKTSLHTRLLHLEDVYVGLCLRKLGIHPFQNSGFNHWKMAYSLCRYRRVITVHQISPEEMHRIWNDMSSKKHLRC, from the coding sequence ATGGCTTCAAAGGTCTCCTGCCTATATGTATTGACCGTTGTGTGCTGGGCCAGCGCTCTCTGGTACTTGAGCATAACAAGACCTACTTCCTCTTACACTGGCTCAAAGCCATTCAGTCACCTCACGGTTGCCAGGAAAAACTTCACCTTTGGTAACATAAGAACTCGACCCATAAACCCACATTCTTTTGAATTTCTTATAAATGAGCCCAACAAATGTGAGAAAAACATTCCTTTTCTTGTGATCCTCATTAGCACCACACACAAGGAATTTGATGCCCGCCAGGCAATCCGGGAGACCTGGGGGGATGAGAACAACTTCAAAGGGATCAAGATAGCCACACTTTTCCTCCTGGGCAAAAATGCTGATCCTGTTCTGAACCAGATGGTAGAACAAGAGAGTCAGATCTTCCATGACATCATCGTAGAGGACTTCATTGACTCCTACCACAACCTTACCCTCAAAACCTTAATGGGGATGAGATGGGTTGCCACTTTCTGTTCAAAAGCCAAGTACGTCATGAAAACCGACAGTGACATTTTTGTGAACATGGACAACCTTATTTATAAACTCCTGAAACCCTCTACCAAGCCAAGAAGAAGGTATTTCACTGGTTACGTCATCAATGGCGGGCCAATAAGGGATGTCCGCAGTAAGTGGTATATGCCTAGGGATTTGTACCCTGACAGCAACTACCCACCATTCTGTTCAGGGACTGGCTATATCTTTTCCGCTGATGTGGCTGAACTCATTTACAAGACCTCACTCCATACCAGGCTGCTTCATCTTGAAGATGTCTATGTGGGACTGTGTCTTCGAAAGCTTGGCATACATCCTTTCCAGAATAGTGGTTTCAATCACTGGAAAATGGCCTACAGTTTGTGTAGGTACCGCCGCGTCATCACTGTCCACCAGATCTCTCCAGAGGAAATGCACAGAATCTGGAATGACATGTCAAGTAAGAAGCATCTCAGATGTTAG